The Synchiropus splendidus isolate RoL2022-P1 chromosome 11, RoL_Sspl_1.0, whole genome shotgun sequence genome contains a region encoding:
- the LOC128767264 gene encoding glucosamine-6-phosphate isomerase 1-like isoform X2 has protein sequence MLSVGCFSDPGSTPLGCYKKLIEFHKNGKLSFEYVKTFNMDEYVGLPRDHPESYHSFMWTNFFNHIDIKPENTHILDGNASDLIAECNSFEEKIKAAGGIQLFVGGIGPDGHIAFNEPGSSLVSRTRIKTLAKDTIEANSRFFDGDLSKVPTMALTVGVGTVMDAKEVMILITGSHKALALYKAIEEGVNHMWTVSAFQQHPQSVFVCDEDATMELRGRTVKYFKGMMPLHNKLVEPLP, from the exons ATGCTCAGCGTAGGCTGTTTCAGTGACCCAG GAAGTACTCCGTTGGGATGTTACAAAAAGCTGATTGAATTccacaaaaatggaaaactcTCATTTGAGTACGTGAAGACTTTCAACATGGATGAGTATGTAG GGCTGCCCAGAGATCACCCTGAGAGCTACCACTCCTTCATGTGGACCAATTTCTTCAACCACATCGACATCAAACCAGAGAACACACACATCCTGGATGGCAACGCCAGCGACCTGATCGCAGAGTGCAACTCCTTTGAGGAGAAGATCAAAGCTGCTGGAGGAATCCAGCTCTTCGTTGGAG GCATTGGACCCGATGGCCACATTGCCTTCAACGAGCCGGGCTCCAGTCTGGTGTCCCGGACCAGGATCAAGACTCTGGCCAAGGACACCATTGAGGCGAACTCCAGATTCTTTGATGGAGATCTGTCCAAGGTGCCCACCATGGCACTGACTGTTGGGGTGGGCACTGTCATGGACGCCAAAGAG GTCATGATCCTCATCACTGGGTCACACAAGGCGTTGGCTTTATATAAGGCCATAGAAGAAGGTGTCAACCACATGTGGACAGTGTCGGCCTTCCAGCAACACCCGCAGAGCGTCTTCGTCTGCGACGAGGACGCCACGATGGAACTGCGAGGCCGAACCGTCAAGTATTTCAAAG gAATGATGCCTCTGCACAACAAGCTGGTGGAACCACTTCCTTGA
- the LOC128767264 gene encoding glucosamine-6-phosphate isomerase 1-like isoform X1, whose product MKLIIVDNSEKVGEWAAKYIMNKILLFKPGPDKYFTLGLPTGSTPLGCYKKLIEFHKNGKLSFEYVKTFNMDEYVGLPRDHPESYHSFMWTNFFNHIDIKPENTHILDGNASDLIAECNSFEEKIKAAGGIQLFVGGIGPDGHIAFNEPGSSLVSRTRIKTLAKDTIEANSRFFDGDLSKVPTMALTVGVGTVMDAKEVMILITGSHKALALYKAIEEGVNHMWTVSAFQQHPQSVFVCDEDATMELRGRTVKYFKGMMPLHNKLVEPLP is encoded by the exons ATGAAGCTCATCATCGTTGACAACAGTGAGAAGGTGGGTGAGTGGGCTGCCAAGTACATCATGAACAAGATACTTTTGTTCAAGCCAGGTCCGGACAAATACTTCACGCTTGGACTGCCCACAG GAAGTACTCCGTTGGGATGTTACAAAAAGCTGATTGAATTccacaaaaatggaaaactcTCATTTGAGTACGTGAAGACTTTCAACATGGATGAGTATGTAG GGCTGCCCAGAGATCACCCTGAGAGCTACCACTCCTTCATGTGGACCAATTTCTTCAACCACATCGACATCAAACCAGAGAACACACACATCCTGGATGGCAACGCCAGCGACCTGATCGCAGAGTGCAACTCCTTTGAGGAGAAGATCAAAGCTGCTGGAGGAATCCAGCTCTTCGTTGGAG GCATTGGACCCGATGGCCACATTGCCTTCAACGAGCCGGGCTCCAGTCTGGTGTCCCGGACCAGGATCAAGACTCTGGCCAAGGACACCATTGAGGCGAACTCCAGATTCTTTGATGGAGATCTGTCCAAGGTGCCCACCATGGCACTGACTGTTGGGGTGGGCACTGTCATGGACGCCAAAGAG GTCATGATCCTCATCACTGGGTCACACAAGGCGTTGGCTTTATATAAGGCCATAGAAGAAGGTGTCAACCACATGTGGACAGTGTCGGCCTTCCAGCAACACCCGCAGAGCGTCTTCGTCTGCGACGAGGACGCCACGATGGAACTGCGAGGCCGAACCGTCAAGTATTTCAAAG gAATGATGCCTCTGCACAACAAGCTGGTGGAACCACTTCCTTGA